The following are encoded together in the Qingshengfaniella alkalisoli genome:
- a CDS encoding serine hydrolase domain-containing protein, with protein MLSRRAFSTALASGLALPFAHPSWAQSGQDIRNAVQTMSQLHSIQVRRGDDLLVSEAPRGPGLDRQANIKSCSKSIVALLLGTSISRGEIANVDARLGDVAPGLIPGGADTGVADITMEDLVTLRAGLERTSGANYGGWVSSGNWVADALSRPMIAKPGARMLYSTGSTHVLGAALTEATGASLLALVRARLGDPMGFDVPPWTRDPQGYYLGGNEMALTPRAMLKLALLMRDQGAFDGRQIVARDWIDASITPRARSPYSGMSYGYGWFLTRSGYVLARGYGGQVIAAHSRRGLAIAITSDPTQPARSGGYFGDLVRLLDGPVLNLA; from the coding sequence ATGTTGTCACGCCGTGCCTTTTCCACCGCCCTCGCCAGCGGCCTCGCCCTGCCCTTCGCCCACCCGTCATGGGCGCAATCGGGGCAGGATATCCGCAATGCCGTGCAAACCATGTCGCAGCTACATTCCATCCAGGTCCGACGCGGCGATGACCTGCTGGTGTCCGAAGCCCCGCGCGGCCCCGGTCTGGACCGGCAGGCCAATATCAAATCCTGTTCCAAAAGCATCGTTGCACTGCTGCTGGGCACGTCGATTTCGCGCGGCGAGATCGCCAATGTCGATGCCCGGCTCGGCGATGTCGCGCCCGGCCTGATCCCCGGCGGTGCCGACACGGGGGTCGCGGATATCACGATGGAAGACCTGGTGACGCTGCGGGCAGGCCTGGAGCGAACCTCGGGTGCGAATTACGGCGGCTGGGTCAGTTCCGGCAACTGGGTCGCCGATGCGCTGTCACGCCCCATGATCGCAAAGCCCGGCGCACGAATGCTGTATTCCACCGGATCGACCCATGTTCTGGGCGCGGCGCTGACCGAGGCGACGGGTGCATCGCTTCTCGCGCTGGTCCGTGCACGTCTTGGCGACCCGATGGGCTTCGACGTGCCACCCTGGACACGCGACCCGCAGGGCTACTATCTCGGCGGCAACGAAATGGCGCTGACACCCCGCGCAATGCTGAAGCTTGCGCTGTTGATGCGCGATCAAGGCGCCTTCGACGGACGGCAGATCGTCGCCCGAGATTGGATCGATGCCTCCATTACGCCGCGTGCACGCTCGCCCTACTCTGGCATGAGCTACGGCTATGGCTGGTTCCTGACGCGCTCGGGATATGTGCTGGCACGAGGTTATGGCGGGCAGGTCATCGCGGCGCATTCGCGGCGCGGTCTGGCGATTGCCATTACCTCCGACCCCACGCAACCGGCGCGATCCGGTGGCTATTTCGGGGATTTGGTACGACTTTTGGACGGCCCGGTCCTGAATCTGGCCTGA
- a CDS encoding ATP-binding protein: protein MITDGLTHPDTARTRRATRWAVGAALLCLVLGLIGYPRLQEAFFVQAGKRGEATLRLAVEGLNEALSRYEPLPALIAERPALKALLMSPDDPVLLAEVNERLRQTIHTLGVSDIYLMDTTGMTLAASSYDKQRSFVGRSFSYRPYFTQALDGGTGRYFALGTTSGERGYFFAAPVEDGDRIIGVLALKFTVGGFEETWRQNESDLIVTDHKGIVFMSNRRDWHFRALEPLSGRAVAEIEAQRQYPLGDVLPLDNSARVLRDGLTLRRFTTGGERQEFVSSSQTIPKAGWTVTILTPTGPARAQAANVVMIAVAAVLIVGLVVLNVGQRRARLRDRMEAERAQTALLERRVRERTAELNAANEQLQQEVEERKTAETRLRSTQTELVQAGKLAALGQMSAALSHEFNQPLTAVRSYAENAVLLLKAGKTGAAGENLGHISGMVERMASISKHLRSFARRPGEAVNEIPLAPILRDALALARPRLDAAGAVVDAPDSERMDIWVHGGHVRLQQVMLNLLTNALDAMDGQGAPLIEITIDADAEQVILRLRDHGDGLDTETAERLFDPFFTTKQPGKGMGLGLSISYNIVRDFGGTLSARNHPEGGAVFELALCRATAQGQEIAAQ, encoded by the coding sequence ATGATAACGGACGGCCTGACCCACCCCGACACCGCGCGGACCCGCCGTGCCACCCGCTGGGCGGTCGGTGCGGCGCTGCTGTGCCTGGTGCTGGGGCTGATCGGCTATCCACGTTTGCAGGAAGCCTTCTTCGTGCAGGCGGGCAAGCGGGGTGAGGCGACCCTGCGGCTTGCTGTGGAGGGGCTGAACGAGGCGCTTAGTCGCTATGAGCCCTTGCCCGCGCTTATTGCCGAGCGTCCCGCGCTGAAGGCGCTGCTGATGTCACCGGACGATCCCGTGCTGCTGGCGGAGGTCAATGAACGCCTGCGCCAGACAATCCATACACTGGGTGTGTCCGACATCTACCTGATGGACACCACGGGTATGACGCTGGCGGCCAGCTCCTACGACAAGCAGCGGTCTTTCGTGGGGCGCAGCTTCAGCTACCGGCCCTATTTCACGCAGGCGCTTGACGGTGGCACAGGGCGGTATTTCGCGCTGGGAACGACATCGGGCGAGCGGGGCTATTTCTTCGCAGCCCCGGTGGAAGACGGTGACCGCATCATCGGGGTGCTGGCGCTGAAATTCACGGTAGGCGGGTTCGAGGAAACATGGCGGCAGAATGAAAGCGACCTGATCGTGACCGATCATAAGGGCATCGTGTTCATGTCGAACCGGCGAGACTGGCATTTCCGGGCGCTGGAGCCGCTGAGCGGTCGTGCGGTGGCCGAGATCGAGGCACAGCGCCAATACCCGCTGGGCGACGTGCTGCCGCTGGACAATAGCGCACGGGTGCTGCGCGACGGCCTGACGCTGCGCCGGTTTACCACCGGCGGCGAACGGCAGGAATTCGTGTCCTCCAGCCAGACCATTCCCAAGGCAGGCTGGACCGTGACGATCCTGACGCCCACCGGTCCCGCGCGGGCCCAGGCGGCGAATGTCGTGATGATTGCCGTGGCGGCTGTGCTGATCGTTGGGCTGGTGGTGCTCAATGTCGGGCAACGCCGCGCGCGTCTGCGTGACAGGATGGAGGCCGAACGCGCCCAGACCGCGCTGCTGGAACGGCGCGTGCGCGAACGCACGGCGGAACTGAACGCCGCCAACGAACAGCTTCAGCAAGAGGTCGAGGAACGCAAGACCGCCGAGACACGCCTGCGCAGCACCCAGACCGAACTGGTGCAGGCGGGCAAACTCGCGGCGCTGGGGCAGATGTCCGCGGCGCTGAGCCATGAATTCAACCAGCCTCTGACGGCGGTCCGTTCCTACGCTGAAAACGCGGTGCTGCTGCTGAAGGCGGGCAAGACGGGGGCGGCGGGTGAAAACCTTGGCCATATCTCGGGGATGGTGGAACGCATGGCGTCCATTTCCAAGCACCTGCGCAGTTTTGCCCGCAGACCCGGCGAGGCGGTGAATGAAATCCCGCTGGCACCCATCTTGCGCGATGCCTTGGCGCTGGCGCGGCCACGGCTGGATGCGGCAGGGGCGGTGGTCGACGCGCCCGATTCGGAGCGCATGGACATCTGGGTGCATGGCGGGCATGTGCGGCTGCAACAGGTGATGCTGAACCTTCTGACCAACGCGCTGGACGCGATGGACGGGCAGGGCGCACCGCTGATCGAGATCACGATCGATGCGGATGCGGAACAGGTCATCCTGCGGCTGCGCGATCACGGCGACGGGCTGGATACGGAGACGGCGGAACGGCTGTTCGATCCGTTCTTCACCACCAAGCAGCCCGGCAAGGGGATGGGGCTGGGCCTGTCCATTTCCTACAACATCGTGCGGGATTTCGGCGGCACGTTATCGGCGCGGAACCATCCGGAGGGCGGGGCGGTGTTCGAACTGGCGCTGTGCCGGGCGACTGCACAGGGGCAGGAGATCGCCGCGCAATGA
- a CDS encoding sigma-54-dependent transcriptional regulator: MTGRTVLFVDDEAHLRLAAKQTLELAGLDAQVFDGAEAALVHIARDFPGVLVTDIRMAGMDGLALMKQVLEIDPDFPVILVTGHGDVELAVQSLRAGAYDFIEKPFASERLIEAVRRALDKRRLTIENRVLRRQVGRRDAVESRLTGRSAAMDRLRAELRAIAQTDADVLIVGETGTGKEEVARALHRVSNRNEKPFLHINCAALPAELIESELFGHEAGAFPGAIRTRYGKLEHGRGGTVFLDEIDSLPMAVQGKLLDVIHTRSITPLGTSEPVELDVRFVAASKVDLEQAASQGAFRADLMYRIAVTTLRVPPLSERREDIPNLFLHLVDQAAARHKRSTPDVPAAVLAQVAARDWPGNVRELRNAADRYALGLDLNLGPQDSSETAEPSLADRMAGYEKSLISASLTAHGGSIADTYRALGVSRRTLYEKMQKHGLDRADYRDDD; the protein is encoded by the coding sequence ATGACAGGCAGGACGGTGTTGTTCGTCGACGACGAGGCGCATTTGCGGCTTGCGGCCAAGCAGACGCTGGAATTGGCGGGGCTGGATGCGCAGGTCTTCGACGGTGCGGAGGCTGCGCTGGTCCACATCGCCCGTGACTTCCCCGGTGTGCTGGTCACGGATATCCGTATGGCGGGCATGGACGGGCTGGCGCTGATGAAACAGGTGCTGGAGATCGACCCCGACTTCCCCGTGATCCTCGTGACAGGTCATGGCGATGTCGAACTGGCGGTGCAGTCGCTGCGGGCGGGGGCGTATGATTTCATCGAGAAGCCGTTCGCCTCGGAGCGACTGATCGAGGCGGTGCGTCGTGCGCTGGACAAGCGGCGGCTGACCATTGAAAACCGCGTGCTGCGACGGCAAGTGGGGCGGCGCGACGCGGTGGAATCGCGGCTGACAGGGCGCAGTGCAGCGATGGACAGGCTGCGGGCGGAATTGCGGGCGATTGCGCAGACAGATGCGGATGTGCTGATCGTGGGCGAAACCGGCACCGGCAAGGAAGAGGTCGCCCGCGCCCTTCACCGCGTCAGCAACCGCAACGAAAAGCCTTTCCTGCACATCAACTGCGCGGCCTTGCCTGCGGAACTGATCGAAAGCGAGCTGTTCGGACATGAGGCGGGCGCGTTCCCGGGCGCGATCCGGACACGTTACGGCAAGCTGGAACACGGGCGCGGCGGCACGGTGTTTCTGGATGAAATCGACAGCCTGCCGATGGCGGTGCAGGGCAAATTGCTGGATGTGATCCACACCCGCAGCATCACCCCCTTGGGCACGAGCGAGCCGGTTGAACTGGATGTGCGCTTCGTGGCCGCCAGCAAGGTGGATCTGGAACAGGCGGCGTCGCAGGGCGCGTTTCGCGCGGACTTGATGTATCGCATCGCCGTAACGACGTTGCGCGTGCCACCGCTGTCCGAGCGGCGCGAAGACATCCCAAACCTGTTCCTGCATCTGGTCGATCAGGCGGCGGCGCGGCACAAGCGGTCCACGCCCGATGTCCCCGCCGCAGTGCTGGCGCAGGTGGCGGCGCGAGACTGGCCCGGCAATGTGCGTGAACTGCGCAACGCCGCCGACCGCTATGCGTTGGGGCTGGATCTGAACCTTGGTCCGCAGGACAGCAGCGAGACGGCAGAGCCCAGCCTGGCAGACCGTATGGCGGGGTATGAGAAATCCCTGATCTCGGCCAGCCTGACGGCGCATGGTGGCAGCATCGCGGATACGTATCGCGCGCTCGGGGTTTCGCGGCGCACACTCTATGAGAAGATGCAAAAGCACGGGCTGGATCGCGCGGATTACCGAGACGACGACTGA
- the metE gene encoding 5-methyltetrahydropteroyltriglutamate--homocysteine S-methyltransferase has translation MVKAANLGFPRIGAKRELKRALESYWKGDVDEAALDRVAAEQRQKNWAAQRDAGLDVIPSNDFSLYDQVLDTTAMLGAVPDRFAGLSGKAAYFAMARGTQAAAAMEMTKWFDTNYHYIVPEISADMNLSLASTAPLDAYLEAKGQGVDTRPVLLGPVTWLALGKSRSEGLAPLDLLDRVLPVYAELLGKLAKAGAEWVQIDEPILARDLTVAEADALRRAYATLAQAGPKLILATYFGGLGDNLDLATSLPVAGLHVDLVRAPQQLDDVLARAGDKVVSLGLIDGRNIWRADLDKALGLATRAVEALGPDRVQIAPSCSLLHVPVDLDLEPDLDDEFRSWLAFACQKLGEVTALARAAEQGRGASAAAFDASAAAVASRKASRRIHDPKVKAREAATTADHARRQSPFADRRAAQQAALKLPALPTTTIGSFPQTQDVRKARALHRKGALTDDAYQAFLKDRTRDCVARQEKLGLDVLVHGEFERNDMVEYFGEKLDGFAFTRNGWVQSYGSRCVKPPVIFGDVSRPDPMTVDWARFAQSLTDRPMKGMLTGPVTILQWSFVRDDQPRRDTCRQIALAIRDEVDDLETAGIRIIQIDEPALREGLPLRQGDWQSYLDWAVEAFGVASAPVRDETQIHTHMCYAEFNDIMPAIAAMDADVISIETSRSHMDLLDAFRAFDYPNDIGPGVWDIHSPRVPDTDSMTELLRLAAASIPAERLWVNPDCGLKTRGWPEVEASLTHLVRAARTLRAELVTQLRAEPVG, from the coding sequence ATGGTCAAGGCAGCAAATCTGGGATTTCCACGCATCGGCGCGAAACGCGAATTGAAGCGGGCGCTGGAATCCTACTGGAAGGGCGATGTGGACGAGGCCGCGCTGGACCGCGTGGCGGCAGAGCAGCGGCAGAAGAACTGGGCGGCACAGCGCGATGCCGGGCTGGATGTCATCCCGTCCAATGACTTCTCACTTTACGATCAGGTGCTGGACACGACTGCCATGCTGGGGGCGGTGCCGGACCGGTTCGCGGGGCTGTCTGGCAAAGCCGCGTATTTCGCGATGGCGCGTGGCACGCAAGCCGCCGCGGCGATGGAGATGACCAAGTGGTTCGACACGAACTACCATTATATCGTGCCGGAAATATCCGCGGATATGAACCTCTCGTTGGCTTCGACCGCGCCGCTGGATGCGTATCTCGAAGCCAAGGGGCAGGGGGTGGACACGCGCCCGGTGCTGCTCGGGCCGGTGACGTGGCTGGCGCTTGGCAAGTCGCGCAGTGAAGGGCTGGCGCCGCTGGATCTGCTGGACCGGGTGCTGCCTGTTTATGCGGAACTGTTGGGCAAGCTGGCCAAGGCGGGCGCCGAATGGGTGCAGATCGACGAGCCCATCCTTGCCCGCGACCTGACGGTGGCGGAGGCGGACGCGCTGCGCAGGGCCTATGCAACGCTCGCGCAGGCCGGGCCGAAGCTGATACTGGCCACCTATTTCGGGGGGCTGGGCGACAATCTGGACCTTGCCACATCACTGCCGGTTGCGGGGCTGCACGTCGATCTGGTGCGCGCACCGCAGCAGTTGGACGACGTGCTGGCCAGGGCGGGCGACAAGGTTGTCTCTCTGGGGTTGATCGACGGGCGCAACATCTGGCGGGCGGATCTGGACAAGGCGTTGGGGCTGGCGACGCGGGCGGTCGAGGCGCTTGGTCCCGACCGGGTGCAGATCGCACCGTCCTGTTCTCTGCTGCATGTGCCGGTCGATCTGGACCTGGAACCGGATCTGGACGACGAGTTCCGGTCATGGCTGGCCTTTGCCTGTCAGAAGCTGGGCGAGGTCACGGCGCTGGCCCGCGCGGCAGAGCAGGGCAGGGGGGCGAGCGCAGCGGCCTTTGATGCCTCTGCCGCCGCGGTGGCGTCCCGCAAGGCGTCGCGTCGCATCCACGACCCGAAGGTGAAGGCACGGGAGGCCGCGACGACCGCCGATCATGCCAGACGTCAAAGCCCTTTCGCGGACAGGCGTGCGGCGCAGCAAGCGGCGTTGAAGTTGCCCGCGCTGCCCACGACGACCATCGGATCGTTCCCGCAGACGCAGGACGTCCGGAAGGCCCGTGCGCTGCACCGCAAGGGCGCGTTGACGGATGACGCGTACCAGGCGTTTCTGAAGGACCGGACGCGCGATTGCGTGGCGCGGCAGGAAAAACTGGGACTCGACGTGTTGGTCCATGGCGAATTCGAACGCAACGACATGGTCGAATACTTCGGCGAAAAGCTGGACGGGTTCGCCTTTACCCGCAACGGATGGGTGCAGTCCTATGGTTCGCGCTGTGTGAAGCCGCCGGTGATCTTTGGCGATGTGTCGCGGCCCGATCCCATGACAGTGGACTGGGCGCGGTTCGCGCAATCGCTGACGGACAGGCCGATGAAAGGGATGCTGACAGGGCCGGTGACAATCCTGCAATGGTCCTTCGTGCGTGACGACCAGCCGCGCCGTGACACCTGCCGCCAGATCGCCTTGGCGATCCGCGACGAGGTGGACGATCTGGAAACGGCGGGCATCCGCATCATTCAGATCGACGAACCGGCCCTGCGCGAAGGCTTGCCGCTGCGCCAGGGAGATTGGCAGTCCTATCTGGATTGGGCGGTGGAGGCGTTCGGCGTGGCTTCGGCTCCCGTGCGAGACGAGACGCAGATCCATACACATATGTGCTATGCGGAATTCAACGATATCATGCCCGCTATCGCCGCGATGGATGCGGATGTGATCTCGATCGAAACCTCGCGCTCGCATATGGACCTGCTGGATGCGTTCCGGGCGTTCGACTATCCCAATGATATCGGGCCGGGCGTGTGGGACATCCATTCACCGCGCGTGCCGGACACGGACAGCATGACCGAATTGTTGCGTCTGGCGGCCGCGTCCATTCCGGCCGAACGGCTTTGGGTCAATCCCGATTGCGGACTGAAAACCCGTGGCTGGCCGGAGGTCGAGGCCTCGCTGACCCACCTGGTGCGGGCGGCACGCACCCTGCGGGCGGAGCTGGTCACACAACTGCGGGCGGAACCCGTCGGCTAG
- a CDS encoding LysR family transcriptional regulator gives MIDLQPLAILREIDRTGSLTLAADKLHLTQSAVSHAMRRFEERHSVTVWTREGRGVRLTHAGRYLLGVAQRILPQLDHAETVLADFAEGRRGALRVGMECHPCQQWLMQVVTPYLATWPAVDLDVTTAFQFGGLAALLGHEIDLLVTPDPIERPGLQYLPVFDYELVLAVPDTHPLAGKRRVAPDDLTDEVLVTYPVPRDRLDIFTRFLVPGGVLPRRHRTVETTDLMLQLVASGRGVSAIPDWLLAEAQGVQGLRIGDGIFKSIHLGMRNEDQPDYITGFLDIAQATAVWPRPSQM, from the coding sequence GTGATCGACCTTCAGCCGCTTGCCATTTTGCGTGAAATCGACCGGACCGGCAGTTTGACACTCGCTGCCGACAAGCTGCACCTGACGCAATCCGCCGTGAGCCATGCCATGCGTCGGTTCGAGGAACGCCACAGCGTCACGGTCTGGACGCGTGAAGGCCGCGGTGTGCGGCTGACCCATGCGGGCCGCTATCTGCTTGGTGTCGCGCAGCGCATCCTGCCACAGCTTGATCACGCCGAAACCGTGCTGGCCGATTTCGCCGAAGGGCGGCGCGGGGCGCTGCGCGTGGGCATGGAATGTCACCCCTGCCAGCAATGGCTGATGCAGGTGGTGACGCCCTATCTGGCCACGTGGCCCGCCGTCGATCTGGACGTGACCACCGCCTTCCAGTTCGGCGGGTTGGCGGCGTTGCTGGGGCATGAAATCGACTTGCTGGTCACCCCCGACCCGATCGAACGCCCCGGCCTGCAATATCTGCCCGTCTTCGATTATGAATTGGTGCTGGCCGTGCCGGACACCCACCCTCTTGCCGGAAAGCGCCGCGTCGCGCCCGATGACCTGACAGACGAGGTGCTGGTTACCTATCCCGTTCCGCGCGACCGGCTAGACATCTTCACGCGGTTCCTGGTGCCTGGCGGCGTGCTGCCGCGCAGGCATCGCACCGTGGAAACGACCGATCTGATGCTGCAGCTCGTGGCCTCTGGCCGGGGGGTCAGCGCGATCCCCGACTGGCTGTTAGCCGAGGCGCAGGGCGTGCAGGGTCTGCGTATCGGGGATGGCATCTTCAAAAGCATCCATCTGGGCATGCGCAACGAGGACCAGCCCGACTACATCACCGGCTTTCTGGACATCGCGCAGGCCACGGCCGTTTGGCCCCGCCCATCGCAAATGTGA